In Rhinopithecus roxellana isolate Shanxi Qingling chromosome 4, ASM756505v1, whole genome shotgun sequence, a single genomic region encodes these proteins:
- the LOC104667384 gene encoding V-type proton ATPase 16 kDa proteolipid subunit-like, producing MGASAAMVCSAPRAAYGTVKSGAGIAAMSLMRLEPIMKSIIPVVMAGIIAIYGLVVAVLIASSLNDDISLYRSCLQLSAGLSLVPSSLAAGFAIGIVGIAGVRATVQQPRLFMGMILTLIFAEVLSLYGLIVALILSTK from the coding sequence ATGGGCGCCTCGGCCGCCATGGTCTGCAGCGCCCCGCGCGCTGCCTATGGCACGGTCAAGAGCGGCGCCGGCATCGCGGCCATGTCCCTTATGCGGCTGGAGCCGATCATGAAGTCCATCATCCCAGTGGTCATGGCTGGCATCATTGCCATCTATGGCCTGGTGGTGGCAGTCCTCATCGCCAGCTCCCTGAATGACGACATCAGCCTCTACAGGAGCTGCCTCCAGCTAAGCGCCGGCCTGAGCCTGGTCCCGAGCAGCCTGGCAGCCGGCTTTGCCATCGGTATTGTGGGGATCGCGGGTGTACGAGCCACGGTCCAGCAGCCCCGATTATTCATGGGCATGATCCTGACCCTCATCTTCGCCGAGGTGCTCAGCCTCTATGGTCTCATCGTCGCCCTCATCCTCTCCACAAAGTAG